GCGCTCTGTTCTTTTAATATATTTGCAAATCAAGTTTATCTGAAAGTTCCTTTAGTATTTGAATTCCGGCTATGGAATTTCCTTTTTCATCCAGCGCGGGCCCGTATACACCAATACCCATTCTTTTTGGAACGGCTCCCATAATTCCACCGCCTACTCCTGATTTTGCCGGAATGCCTATATGTACGGCGAACTCGCCGGAAGCATCGTATAATCCACATGTTGACATAATAGTCTTTGCTATTCGACAAATATGCTTAGGAACTATTGATTTGCCTGTTTTTGGAGATACGCCGTCGTTAGCCAGCACGGAGCCCATGTCGGCAATATCGCGGCAATTTACTTCTATTGAGCATTGCTTGAAATATACATCTAATATTTCTTCAACTGAACCATCTATAATATTAAAGCTTTTCATGAAGTAAGCGATTGAACGATTCCTGTCTCCAGTCAGCTTTTCAGACAAATAAACACTGTTATTTATTTGAATTTCAGGATTATTTGCAAGTTTTCTCGCTAAATCCAGTATTCTTTCTGTTTTTTCTTCTACGGAGGTTCCTGCAAGAAGTGAGGTTGTTGCTATAGCTCCCGCATTTATCATGGGATTGTACGGTTTGTGTATGTTTTTTAATTCCAGATCTACTATGGAGTTGAAGCTTTCTCCCGTAGGCTCCATACCAACTTTTTCAAATACTTTTTTTTCTCCGTTGTCCATCAAAGAAAGAATGAAAGTCAAAACTTTTGAAATACTCTGCATGGTAAACTTTTTGCTGTAATCTCCCGCGGAATATTCACGTCCGTCCAATGTAACCAAACATACCCCAAGGTCTCCGGGATTTGCTTTTGCCAGTTCAGGAATATAAGTGGCAACTTTTCCTCGCCATGTGTATCCGATATTATTTTTAATTATATCTCTGAAAATATCCTCCATTTAATCCTCCAAAAAAATTCTTACATTAATAATATATCCGAAAGGGAAATATTTCAAGAAAATTAAACATTGATAAATATGATCATGTATTTTTAATATTATTTTAATACTTTATGGTATAATAACATTATTAAACAGGAGGGGCAGTTATGAACAAAAAAGTCCTTATTACAATTTTTATTGCCGCTTCGGTGATGCTTACAGCATGTGCGAGGCTTTATGATGGATTTGCGGAATTTTACGCATTAAGAATATATCCATTTTTTGCGGAAACAGTTTCTTTTTTTACATCTAAGATTAAATTTTCATTAGCAGAATTTATTATAATAGCATTAATTGCGGCAGGGGTTGCTTTTTTATCAGTTACAGTATTTAGAACCGCATCAGATAAATCAATGTCTCATTTAAAGAATTTTTTTGTGAATACCGTCCTTGTGGTGAGTGTAATTTTGTTTACTTTTGTTTTGTTTTGCGGCATAAATTACCACAGGTATGAATTTGCTTATTACAGCGGCTTGGAAATAAAGGAATCGTCTGAGGAGG
Above is a window of Sedimentibacter sp. MB35-C1 DNA encoding:
- the glsA gene encoding glutaminase A, producing the protein MEDIFRDIIKNNIGYTWRGKVATYIPELAKANPGDLGVCLVTLDGREYSAGDYSKKFTMQSISKVLTFILSLMDNGEKKVFEKVGMEPTGESFNSIVDLELKNIHKPYNPMINAGAIATTSLLAGTSVEEKTERILDLARKLANNPEIQINNSVYLSEKLTGDRNRSIAYFMKSFNIIDGSVEEILDVYFKQCSIEVNCRDIADMGSVLANDGVSPKTGKSIVPKHICRIAKTIMSTCGLYDASGEFAVHIGIPAKSGVGGGIMGAVPKRMGIGVYGPALDEKGNSIAGIQILKELSDKLDLQIY